From Alienimonas californiensis, a single genomic window includes:
- a CDS encoding serine hydrolase domain-containing protein, giving the protein MPAALLLALCCVAPEDGRNWDARLAPIDRIVAEGIEDGEMPGCVVLVGRRDGVVWRKAYGDRAVEPQREPMTLDTRFDLASLTKPVVTAFCVHHLAERGELDLNAPVAARLPAFGAEGKGTITPVHLLTHTGGLIADNALSDYRDGPDAAWAAICKLKPLAAPGERFVYSDVGFITLGRLVEEVSGRPLDEYAAAHLFKPLALTRTGFNPPETVRGEIAPTERQGDDWLRGRVHDPRAAALGGVAGHAGLFATADDLGRFARMLLGEGRLEEDGSPRLLTAETVRAMIAPRSVPGGARTRGWDNRSAYSSNRGDLFSDAAFGHGGFTGTALWIDPERDLCVVFLSSRLHPDGRGSVNRLIGRINTVAAAALCEGEL; this is encoded by the coding sequence ATGCCCGCCGCCCTGCTGCTCGCCCTCTGCTGCGTCGCACCGGAGGACGGAAGGAACTGGGACGCCCGGCTGGCCCCCATCGACCGCATCGTCGCGGAGGGTATCGAGGACGGCGAGATGCCCGGCTGCGTGGTGCTGGTCGGCCGCCGGGACGGGGTCGTCTGGCGGAAGGCGTACGGCGACCGGGCCGTCGAACCGCAGCGGGAGCCGATGACGCTCGACACCCGGTTCGACCTCGCCTCGCTGACGAAGCCGGTCGTCACCGCCTTCTGCGTGCATCACCTCGCGGAGCGGGGCGAACTGGACCTGAACGCCCCCGTCGCCGCCCGCCTGCCGGCCTTCGGGGCGGAGGGGAAGGGGACGATCACGCCGGTCCACCTGCTCACCCACACCGGCGGCCTGATCGCCGACAACGCCCTCTCCGACTACCGCGACGGCCCCGACGCGGCGTGGGCGGCGATCTGTAAGCTCAAGCCGCTCGCGGCGCCGGGGGAGCGGTTCGTGTATTCCGACGTCGGCTTCATCACCCTCGGGCGGCTGGTGGAGGAGGTCTCCGGCCGTCCGCTGGACGAGTACGCCGCCGCTCACCTGTTCAAGCCGCTGGCGCTGACCCGCACCGGCTTCAACCCGCCGGAAACCGTCCGCGGGGAGATCGCCCCCACGGAGCGGCAGGGCGACGACTGGCTGCGGGGCCGGGTGCACGACCCGCGGGCCGCCGCCCTCGGCGGCGTCGCCGGGCACGCGGGGCTGTTTGCGACGGCGGACGACCTCGGCCGCTTCGCCCGCATGCTGCTGGGGGAGGGGCGGTTGGAGGAGGACGGTTCGCCCCGCCTGCTGACGGCGGAGACGGTCCGGGCGATGATCGCCCCGCGGTCCGTGCCCGGCGGGGCGCGGACGCGGGGGTGGGACAACCGCAGCGCCTACAGTTCCAACCGCGGCGACCTGTTCTCAGACGCCGCGTTCGGCCACGGCGGGTTCACCGGCACGGCCCTGTGGATCGACCCGGAGCGGGACCTGTGCGTCGTCTTCCTTTCCAGCCGCCTGCACCCGGACGGCCGCGGTTCGGTCAATCGCCTGATCGGTCGGATCAACACCGTCGCGGCCGCGGCGCTCTGCGAGGGCGAGCTTTGA
- a CDS encoding DUF1559 domain-containing protein, whose protein sequence is MSSIRAPRGPAPRTGFTLIELLVVIAIIAILVSLLLPAVQQAREAARKSQCQNNLKQLALAVHNFESARKKLPAGWLMNRDVTFPSGYGTSGQGTSLFPQLMPYLDQMTVADKLHADMSNVDLGPWNASGPVPGVWGGLRGEAAWWDYDDGDDTTYDTWTTAFAKIPTLLCPSAEENTPMDLYLTHYGTYGDEASGGAGQSLDGFYSDSTLERLGRTNYLGVNGWYGRVGISGVDKRSGFFNRRDKIGFQSARDGLTQSLLFGEASGTRCVAYDGETAFQWISSPPLHGFAGLKGHAGKNLYDPRPANYDVYWIVDFSSGWHEPEDDFMRFQGDHLGVTQFAMGDGSVQSLSDNTDYFLFADLCGIKDGDVLETTPF, encoded by the coding sequence GTGTCTTCAATTCGAGCGCCCCGCGGCCCGGCGCCGCGCACCGGCTTCACGCTGATCGAACTCCTGGTGGTCATCGCAATTATTGCGATCCTGGTCTCCCTGCTGCTCCCCGCCGTGCAGCAGGCCCGCGAAGCGGCCCGCAAAAGTCAGTGCCAGAACAACCTCAAGCAACTCGCTCTGGCGGTTCACAACTTCGAGAGCGCCCGTAAGAAACTGCCAGCCGGCTGGCTAATGAACCGCGACGTGACGTTCCCAAGCGGCTACGGGACCTCCGGCCAGGGGACATCGTTGTTTCCCCAGCTCATGCCGTACCTCGATCAGATGACCGTCGCCGACAAGCTCCACGCCGATATGAGCAACGTCGATCTGGGTCCATGGAACGCCTCGGGGCCGGTGCCGGGCGTCTGGGGCGGCCTCCGTGGCGAAGCCGCCTGGTGGGACTACGACGACGGCGACGACACCACCTACGACACCTGGACCACCGCGTTCGCGAAGATCCCCACGCTGCTCTGCCCCTCGGCGGAAGAAAACACGCCAATGGACCTGTACCTCACCCACTATGGAACTTACGGCGACGAGGCGTCGGGCGGCGCCGGGCAGTCCTTGGATGGCTTCTACTCGGACAGCACGCTCGAACGGCTCGGTCGGACGAATTATCTTGGCGTCAACGGGTGGTACGGGCGCGTCGGCATCTCAGGAGTCGACAAACGTAGCGGCTTTTTTAACAGACGGGACAAAATCGGTTTCCAGTCCGCCCGGGACGGGCTCACCCAGTCGCTCCTGTTCGGCGAAGCCTCGGGGACGAGGTGCGTCGCCTACGACGGCGAGACGGCTTTCCAGTGGATCAGCAGCCCGCCCCTGCACGGCTTCGCCGGCCTGAAAGGTCATGCCGGAAAAAACCTCTACGATCCGCGCCCGGCCAACTACGACGTCTACTGGATCGTCGACTTTTCGAGCGGCTGGCACGAACCGGAAGACGACTTCATGCGGTTCCAGGGCGATCACCTCGGCGTGACCCAGTTCGCGATGGGCGACGGCTCCGTCCAGTCGCTCAGCGACAACACCGACTACTTCCTCTTCGCCGACCTCTGCGGCATCAAGGACGGTGACGTGTTAGAAACCACTCCGTTCTGA
- a CDS encoding septum formation initiator family protein: MDRPPDRLPTVLDAAFWPTLIVAGALFALAALAPGAAEWKAVRQRLAVADANGAALRAEIDGLNRVATALRTDPAFAAEVARLDLGLAREGADRLAVPAAPPPVALAPPPAPPVERWPLIDAVAANRGLRVTLAAVAAALAAIAFTLCQPAAADVVRRALWLPGLLWRTVAARYRAAP, encoded by the coding sequence GTGGACCGTCCCCCCGACCGCCTGCCGACCGTGCTCGACGCGGCCTTCTGGCCGACGCTGATCGTCGCCGGGGCTCTGTTCGCCCTCGCCGCCCTGGCCCCCGGGGCGGCGGAGTGGAAGGCGGTGCGGCAGCGGCTCGCCGTCGCCGACGCCAACGGGGCGGCCCTGCGGGCGGAGATCGACGGCCTGAACCGGGTCGCCACCGCCCTGCGGACCGACCCGGCCTTCGCCGCGGAGGTCGCCCGGTTGGACTTGGGACTGGCCCGGGAGGGTGCCGACCGGCTGGCCGTCCCGGCGGCCCCGCCGCCGGTCGCCCTCGCCCCGCCGCCGGCCCCGCCGGTCGAGCGTTGGCCGCTGATCGACGCCGTCGCCGCAAACCGCGGCCTGCGGGTGACGCTCGCCGCCGTCGCCGCGGCGCTGGCGGCGATCGCCTTCACCCTCTGCCAACCGGCGGCCGCGGACGTGGTGCGGCGGGCGCTCTGGCTGCCGGGCCTGCTGTGGCGGACCGTCGCCGCCCGCTACCGTGCAGCCCCCTGA
- a CDS encoding CDP-alcohol phosphatidyltransferase family protein: MSTQPEPGAAGADEPLETPPVMTPGGRPKRRARLIAVLPTLLTLGNAACGFAAITIAAKVQAVGLGEIPADEAAGGHLFVAALLIFAAMVFDAFDGSAARLLGQSSELGAQLDSLCDALSFGVAPAFLMLQLVNHTFAAQGDLWFEWPGRVLWGCAVLFVLCAILRLARFNVETDEEDDHTLFRGLPSPAAAAVVAGVPLAIRGLNDMLLGERGRFDWSADVAGVVLVFIKLGLPIVTLLAAGLMVSRVRYPHVVNQFARGKRSPWFFVKLLFAAVTVVVFQEFAIPLIALWFAFSHPIRALWRREDVTPPSDPATDYPAPAI; the protein is encoded by the coding sequence ATGAGCACGCAGCCAGAACCGGGCGCCGCCGGGGCGGACGAACCCCTCGAAACGCCGCCGGTCATGACGCCGGGCGGACGGCCGAAGCGGCGCGCCCGGCTGATCGCCGTGCTGCCGACCCTGCTGACGCTGGGCAACGCGGCGTGCGGCTTCGCGGCGATCACCATCGCCGCCAAGGTGCAGGCCGTGGGGCTGGGGGAGATCCCCGCCGACGAAGCGGCCGGCGGGCACCTGTTCGTCGCCGCCCTGCTGATCTTCGCCGCGATGGTCTTCGACGCCTTCGACGGCTCGGCGGCCCGATTGCTCGGCCAGAGCAGCGAACTGGGCGCCCAACTGGACAGCCTGTGCGACGCCCTGTCCTTCGGCGTGGCCCCGGCGTTTCTGATGCTCCAACTCGTCAATCACACCTTCGCGGCCCAGGGCGATCTGTGGTTCGAATGGCCCGGCCGGGTGCTGTGGGGCTGCGCGGTGCTGTTCGTGCTGTGCGCGATCCTGCGACTGGCCCGCTTCAACGTGGAGACCGACGAGGAGGACGACCACACCCTGTTCCGCGGCCTGCCGAGCCCGGCGGCGGCGGCGGTGGTGGCCGGCGTGCCGCTGGCGATCCGCGGGCTCAACGACATGCTGCTGGGCGAACGCGGGCGGTTCGACTGGAGCGCCGACGTCGCCGGCGTCGTGCTGGTGTTTATCAAGCTCGGCCTGCCGATCGTGACGCTGCTGGCGGCGGGGCTGATGGTCTCCCGCGTGCGGTATCCGCACGTCGTCAATCAGTTCGCCCGCGGCAAACGCAGCCCGTGGTTCTTCGTCAAATTGCTGTTCGCCGCGGTGACGGTGGTGGTGTTTCAGGAGTTCGCCATCCCCCTGATCGCCCTCTGGTTCGCCTTCAGCCACCCGATCCGGGCCCTGTGGCGCCGGGAAGACGTGACCCCGCCCAGCGACCCCGCCACGGACTACCCCGCCCCGGCGATTTGA
- a CDS encoding phosphatidylserine decarboxylase — protein sequence MPLPDPVPQPASAADRPRPADPRPSADGLEALPPEFVNIQPGGGRVMSLELAWGAVRRAYLRTFRRGYVKRMAACRKGERNPAPHDILDPRDAKFYENQPGGWHWDAEDDPFTWRNHLGFARWGLAELLVFSVMWFAPLALWAAVFAGRDDFDLSEYWDGTITPESVWFWFGVVSLVPGALCVWFFRDPPRSIPDEPGVVVSPADGTIAEVAKVDYHPFLDGPAVRVGIFLSIFNVHVNRWPQAARVVGIDYHPGKYLDARDPASVTENEQAHLRLETTDPADGPPRRMVLHAIAGAVARRIVCILKPGDVKPRGARIGMIKLGSRTELLLPDEPGLMVRVKVGQKVLGGKTELAAYMVDDALTGEATDSFPPLTTRMPAAETPEAPPVPGDRP from the coding sequence TTGCCCCTCCCCGATCCCGTTCCCCAGCCGGCCTCCGCGGCCGATCGCCCGCGACCGGCCGACCCGCGGCCCTCCGCCGACGGGCTGGAAGCTCTGCCGCCGGAGTTCGTCAACATTCAACCCGGCGGCGGTCGGGTGATGAGCCTCGAACTGGCCTGGGGCGCCGTCCGCCGGGCCTACCTGCGGACGTTCCGCCGCGGCTACGTGAAGCGGATGGCCGCCTGCCGGAAGGGGGAACGGAACCCGGCGCCGCACGACATCCTCGATCCGCGGGACGCCAAGTTCTACGAGAACCAGCCCGGCGGCTGGCATTGGGACGCCGAGGACGACCCCTTCACCTGGCGGAATCACCTCGGCTTCGCCCGCTGGGGCCTCGCCGAACTGCTGGTCTTCAGCGTGATGTGGTTCGCCCCGCTGGCGCTGTGGGCCGCCGTCTTTGCGGGGCGAGACGACTTTGACCTTTCCGAGTACTGGGACGGCACGATCACGCCGGAGAGCGTCTGGTTCTGGTTCGGGGTGGTCAGCCTCGTGCCGGGGGCGCTGTGCGTGTGGTTCTTCCGCGACCCGCCGCGGTCGATCCCCGACGAGCCCGGCGTAGTCGTCAGCCCGGCGGACGGCACGATCGCCGAGGTGGCGAAGGTGGACTACCACCCCTTCCTCGACGGTCCGGCGGTGCGGGTGGGCATCTTCCTGAGCATCTTCAACGTCCACGTGAACCGCTGGCCGCAGGCGGCCCGGGTGGTGGGCATCGACTACCACCCCGGCAAGTACCTCGACGCCCGCGACCCGGCGAGCGTCACGGAGAACGAACAGGCCCACCTCCGGCTGGAAACGACCGATCCCGCGGACGGCCCGCCCCGCCGCATGGTGCTGCACGCAATCGCCGGCGCCGTCGCCCGGCGGATCGTGTGCATCCTCAAACCCGGCGACGTGAAGCCGCGGGGGGCGCGGATCGGGATGATCAAACTGGGCAGCCGCACCGAACTGCTGCTGCCGGACGAACCCGGACTGATGGTGCGGGTGAAGGTCGGCCAGAAGGTACTCGGCGGCAAAACGGAGTTGGCCGCCTACATGGTGGACGACGCCCTGACCGGCGAGGCGACCGATTCCTTCCCGCCGCTCACCACCCGGATGCCGGCCGCCGAGACCCCTGAGGCCCCCCCCGTCCCAGGCGACCGGCCATGA
- the thiC gene encoding phosphomethylpyrimidine synthase, producing the protein MSFVPLPAVGGDPASAPAGTTPGSFANAPKLAPGPAGRLTFSSPDAPGMPAPSDRTAWDFLPDGWATGTDATPDSARTFEQADGSPRWVAVPDGFEPVTQLESARLGIVTPQMTRVAEREPHLSAEQVRDEVAAGRMVIPANTRHLEYNLDPMAIGRASLTKINANMGASPVSSGTDEEVEKLQWAEKWGADTVMDLSTGGDLDACREAIIRASHVPIGTVPIYSMIIGKKLEDLNIEIILDTLRHQAEQGVDYMTVHAGVRRAHIDLVKDRLIGIVSRGGSLLAKWMLVHQAENPMYEHWEAICDVLHDRDVTFSIGDGLRPGGLADATDAAQLAELYTLGELTERAWRKGVQVMIEGPGHVPFDQIEYNAKIQRRLCHGAPFYVLGPLVTDIFPGYDHITSCIGATSMAYHGASMLCYVTPKEHLGLPKKDDVKQGCVAYKIAAHAADVALGIPGTRDRDDDLTRARAALNWEKHFELSFDPDLARAYHDEDLDVDTDFCAMCGHDWCSVRISKEIQEFASGKADGFAREKVLKSPALNAEQRAILEARGHLSPDQIHKLAGKTKTAVGATEGHKAACHSDLADDDRAKDVQQKKVPANVVELTV; encoded by the coding sequence ATGTCGTTCGTTCCGCTCCCCGCCGTCGGCGGCGATCCCGCCTCCGCCCCGGCCGGCACCACGCCCGGTTCCTTCGCCAACGCCCCCAAACTCGCCCCCGGCCCCGCCGGGCGGCTGACGTTCTCCTCCCCGGACGCCCCCGGGATGCCCGCCCCGTCCGATCGGACGGCCTGGGACTTCCTCCCCGACGGCTGGGCCACCGGCACCGACGCCACACCCGATTCCGCACGCACCTTCGAGCAGGCCGACGGCTCCCCCCGCTGGGTTGCGGTTCCGGACGGGTTCGAACCGGTCACGCAGCTCGAATCGGCCCGGCTGGGGATCGTCACCCCGCAGATGACCCGCGTCGCCGAGCGCGAGCCGCACCTCTCCGCGGAGCAGGTTCGCGACGAGGTCGCCGCCGGGCGGATGGTCATCCCGGCCAACACCCGGCACCTCGAATACAATCTCGACCCGATGGCGATCGGTCGGGCCAGCCTGACCAAGATCAACGCCAACATGGGGGCTTCGCCGGTCTCCAGCGGCACCGACGAGGAGGTCGAGAAGCTCCAGTGGGCCGAGAAGTGGGGCGCCGACACGGTCATGGACCTCTCCACCGGCGGCGACCTCGACGCCTGCCGCGAGGCGATTATCCGCGCCTCTCACGTGCCGATCGGCACGGTGCCGATTTATTCGATGATTATCGGCAAGAAGCTGGAGGATTTGAATATCGAGATCATCCTCGACACTCTCCGCCATCAGGCCGAGCAGGGCGTCGACTATATGACCGTCCACGCCGGCGTGCGGCGGGCGCATATCGACCTCGTCAAAGACCGGCTGATCGGCATCGTCTCCCGCGGCGGCAGCCTGCTGGCGAAGTGGATGCTGGTTCACCAGGCCGAAAACCCGATGTACGAGCATTGGGAAGCGATCTGCGACGTGCTGCACGACCGCGACGTGACCTTCAGCATCGGCGACGGCCTCCGCCCCGGCGGTCTCGCCGACGCCACCGACGCGGCCCAGCTCGCGGAGCTCTATACGCTCGGCGAACTGACCGAACGCGCCTGGCGCAAGGGCGTGCAGGTGATGATCGAGGGACCGGGCCACGTCCCGTTCGACCAGATCGAATACAACGCCAAGATCCAGCGCCGGCTCTGCCACGGGGCGCCGTTCTACGTGCTCGGCCCGCTGGTCACGGACATCTTCCCCGGCTACGACCACATCACCAGTTGCATCGGGGCGACGAGCATGGCCTACCACGGGGCCAGCATGCTCTGCTACGTGACCCCCAAGGAGCACCTCGGCCTGCCCAAGAAGGACGACGTGAAGCAGGGCTGCGTCGCCTATAAAATCGCCGCCCACGCCGCCGACGTGGCCCTCGGCATCCCCGGGACCCGCGACCGCGACGACGACCTGACCCGCGCCCGGGCCGCGTTGAACTGGGAAAAGCACTTTGAACTGAGCTTCGACCCGGACCTCGCCCGGGCCTACCACGACGAGGACCTCGACGTGGACACGGACTTCTGCGCCATGTGCGGCCACGACTGGTGCAGCGTGCGGATCAGCAAGGAGATCCAAGAATTCGCCAGCGGCAAGGCCGACGGCTTCGCCCGGGAAAAGGTGTTGAAGAGCCCCGCCCTGAACGCGGAGCAGCGGGCGATTCTGGAGGCCCGCGGCCACCTCTCCCCGGACCAGATCCACAAGCTGGCCGGCAAGACGAAGACGGCCGTCGGCGCCACCGAGGGCCACAAAGCCGCCTGCCACAGCGACCTCGCCGACGACGACCGGGCCAAGGACGTGCAGCAGAAAAAGGTGCCCGCCAACGTGGTCGAACTGACGGTGTAA
- the eno gene encoding phosphopyruvate hydratase, which translates to MSLAITSVHGRQVLDSRGNPTVEVDIRLEDGTLGRAIVPSGASTGAHEAVELRDGDADEWVGKGVSKAVRNVNEVLADALIDLDATDQAAVDRAMLELDGTDNKSKLGANAILACSLATAHAAAKASYLPLFRYLGGVGAVTLPAPMMNIINGGEHASNGIDIQEFMVMPLGFDTFSDGLRAGVETFHHLKKVLASKGYSTNVGDEGGFAPDLKSTDEAMEVILQAIENAGYAPGDQIKLALDCASTEFYKNGAYHIEGKELSSEGMIEYLAKLAEKYPVCSIEDGLAEDDWDGWKKLTDALGDDVQLVGDDLFVTNSSRLADGIEQGVGNSILVKVNQIGTLTETIEAVQMAYRNGYTAVMSHRSGESEDTTIADLAVALNTGQIKTGSASRTDRIAKYNQLLRIEEMLGENAEYGGTI; encoded by the coding sequence ATGTCCCTCGCGATCACCAGCGTTCACGGCCGGCAAGTCCTCGATTCCCGCGGCAACCCCACCGTCGAGGTCGATATTCGTCTGGAAGACGGCACGCTGGGCCGGGCGATCGTCCCCAGCGGCGCCAGCACCGGCGCCCATGAGGCCGTCGAACTCCGCGACGGCGACGCCGACGAGTGGGTCGGCAAGGGCGTCTCCAAAGCCGTCCGCAACGTCAACGAGGTGCTCGCCGACGCCCTGATCGACCTCGACGCCACCGATCAGGCCGCCGTCGACCGGGCGATGCTGGAACTCGACGGCACCGACAACAAGAGCAAGCTCGGGGCGAACGCGATCCTGGCCTGCTCCCTGGCGACCGCCCACGCCGCCGCCAAAGCCAGCTACCTGCCGCTGTTCCGCTACCTCGGCGGCGTCGGCGCCGTGACGCTGCCCGCCCCGATGATGAACATCATCAACGGCGGCGAGCACGCCTCCAACGGGATCGATATTCAGGAATTTATGGTGATGCCGCTGGGGTTCGACACCTTCAGCGACGGCCTGCGGGCCGGCGTCGAAACCTTCCACCACCTCAAGAAGGTGCTGGCCAGTAAGGGCTACAGCACGAACGTCGGCGACGAGGGCGGCTTCGCCCCGGACCTGAAGAGCACCGACGAGGCGATGGAGGTCATCCTCCAGGCGATCGAAAACGCCGGCTACGCCCCCGGCGACCAGATCAAGCTGGCCCTCGACTGCGCCAGCACCGAGTTCTACAAGAACGGCGCCTACCACATTGAGGGCAAGGAACTGTCCTCCGAGGGCATGATCGAGTACCTCGCCAAGCTGGCCGAGAAGTACCCGGTCTGCAGCATCGAGGACGGCCTCGCGGAGGACGACTGGGACGGTTGGAAGAAGCTGACCGACGCCCTCGGCGACGACGTGCAGCTGGTCGGCGACGACCTGTTCGTCACCAACTCCTCCCGCCTCGCCGACGGCATCGAGCAGGGCGTGGGCAACAGCATCCTGGTGAAGGTGAACCAGATCGGCACCCTCACCGAGACGATCGAAGCGGTCCAGATGGCCTACCGCAACGGCTACACCGCGGTGATGAGCCACCGCAGCGGCGAGTCCGAGGACACCACCATCGCCGACCTCGCCGTGGCCCTGAACACCGGACAGATCAAGACCGGCTCCGCCAGCCGCACCGACCGCATCGCCAAGTACAACCAGCTCCTGCGGATCGAGGAGATGCTCGGCGAAAACGCCGAGTACGGCGGCACGATCTGA
- a CDS encoding AAA family ATPase, with product MLAASLDPAVDRVEVLTDGDVPVLHFGWPGGSLPVAYQGEGVHAAFRIGLSLTALSGGVALLEEPEAHLHPAAMVLVAKAIINAVRSGTQVVLTTHSLEFIDRLVDEVGDDAELLTLFTVWLNDGRLMSARHDGDEVRFARGEIAEDLR from the coding sequence ATGCTAGCCGCCTCTCTCGATCCCGCTGTTGATCGTGTGGAGGTCCTCACGGATGGGGATGTACCGGTCCTTCATTTCGGTTGGCCTGGCGGCAGTTTACCGGTCGCTTATCAAGGCGAAGGCGTTCACGCCGCCTTCCGAATTGGACTGAGCCTGACGGCTTTGTCCGGCGGCGTCGCCCTACTGGAAGAACCTGAAGCCCACCTACATCCCGCGGCGATGGTCTTGGTGGCGAAGGCGATCATCAACGCCGTCCGCTCCGGCACTCAGGTTGTGCTGACGACCCATAGCTTGGAGTTCATCGACCGCCTCGTTGACGAAGTCGGCGACGACGCCGAGCTGCTCACCTTATTCACCGTTTGGCTGAACGATGGGCGGCTCATGTCCGCACGTCACGATGGGGACGAGGTACGGTTCGCCCGCGGGGAGATCGCCGAGGATCTGCGATGA
- a CDS encoding DUF1559 domain-containing protein, with product MTLQTRLRASGNRSGFTLIELLVVIAIIAILVSLLLPAVQQAREAARRAQCQNNLKQIGLALHNYHGTHKLFPGNVARYSTVRSGASWITLVLPYLDQTAAYDAMTFKDTDFSGWAGANRNWEIYSKLRVPTLSCPSSPLSNTYTVTNLAHTTALGAPATMEVQVSDYVGISGGIYRPGTTTVPQAGGLTVNAGYGEHMYVGAIINWNDKKQKVQMAGFRDGTSNTMAVSEHSDYTKMLNGTLVDARSGTHTSSNRVGVGAWGSGPNESSQWIQNMTVPKYGINAADTGDTTMTRPYMLHTGIRSAHTGGAQVAMADGSVQFLSESLDFDTLMGLCQREDGTVLGEY from the coding sequence ATGACGCTTCAGACCCGTCTTCGCGCGAGCGGAAATCGTTCCGGCTTTACGCTGATCGAACTGCTCGTCGTGATAGCAATTATTGCGATCCTCGTCTCCCTGCTGCTCCCCGCCGTACAGCAGGCCCGCGAAGCCGCCCGACGAGCCCAGTGCCAGAACAACCTCAAGCAGATCGGCCTGGCGCTCCATAATTACCACGGCACCCACAAACTGTTCCCCGGTAACGTCGCTCGCTACAGCACGGTCCGGAGTGGAGCGTCGTGGATCACCTTGGTCCTGCCCTACTTGGATCAGACCGCCGCCTACGACGCGATGACGTTCAAAGACACCGATTTCTCCGGGTGGGCCGGTGCGAACCGGAACTGGGAGATCTACTCCAAGTTACGCGTGCCGACCCTCAGCTGTCCCTCCTCGCCGCTGTCGAACACCTATACGGTCACCAACCTCGCCCATACGACGGCGCTCGGCGCCCCGGCGACGATGGAGGTTCAGGTGTCCGACTACGTCGGGATCAGCGGCGGCATCTACCGCCCCGGCACCACCACCGTCCCCCAGGCCGGCGGACTGACGGTAAACGCTGGCTACGGCGAGCACATGTACGTCGGCGCGATCATCAATTGGAACGACAAGAAGCAGAAGGTCCAGATGGCCGGCTTCCGCGACGGCACCTCCAACACGATGGCCGTCTCCGAACACTCCGACTACACGAAGATGCTCAACGGCACGCTCGTCGACGCCCGTTCCGGCACCCATACCTCCAGCAACCGGGTGGGCGTCGGCGCCTGGGGCAGCGGCCCGAACGAGTCGAGCCAATGGATTCAGAACATGACCGTCCCCAAGTACGGCATCAACGCCGCGGACACCGGCGACACAACGATGACGAGGCCCTACATGCTGCACACCGGCATCCGCTCCGCGCACACCGGCGGGGCGCAGGTCGCGATGGCCGACGGATCCGTGCAGTTCCTGTCGGAGAGCCTGGACTTCGACACCCTGATGGGTCTGTGCCAGCGGGAAGACGGTACGGTGCTCGGGGAGTACTGA
- a CDS encoding CBS domain-containing protein, producing the protein MSDRTPDAVPPFGTPLSGAPWISVREVMSPPGPTLSAGTSLSLAVHAVLRENVDRIWLTTPDGRLAGQATNEALLRAELRGVPGERPLSALSEPVAPLDESSDAAAAVVRLGRGGETRLPVTRAGVLIGELTRNDVLALVHGVRRIASAAGVQPTPRPQTAAAPAAAPVEPVGPPAPRFLTRRAGVRADQARR; encoded by the coding sequence ATGTCCGATCGCACCCCCGACGCCGTTCCGCCGTTCGGGACTCCGCTGTCCGGCGCTCCGTGGATCTCCGTGCGGGAGGTGATGAGCCCGCCGGGGCCGACGCTCTCCGCCGGGACCTCGCTGTCGCTGGCGGTGCACGCCGTGCTGCGGGAGAACGTGGACCGCATCTGGCTGACCACGCCGGACGGTCGCCTGGCCGGGCAGGCGACGAACGAGGCGCTGCTGCGGGCGGAACTCCGCGGCGTGCCGGGCGAACGGCCGCTGTCGGCGCTGTCGGAGCCGGTCGCCCCGCTGGACGAGTCCTCCGACGCCGCCGCGGCCGTCGTGCGGCTGGGCCGCGGCGGGGAAACCCGCCTGCCGGTGACAAGGGCCGGCGTGCTGATCGGCGAACTGACCCGCAACGACGTGCTGGCCCTGGTGCACGGCGTCCGCCGCATCGCCTCCGCGGCCGGCGTCCAACCGACGCCCCGCCCCCAAACCGCCGCCGCCCCCGCCGCGGCACCCGTCGAGCCCGTCGGCCCTCCCGCCCCGCGGTTCCTCACCCGCCGGGCCGGGGTGCGGGCCGATCAGGCCCGTCGCTGA